tttTAAAATGACAGAATTACGCATTTTATTTAAATGATAAGTTTAAATTTCTAAAGATATATAATAAGGCAGCTTTGCAGAACAAAGCATTTAGATGCACTGTATAAAAGTCATTACAGATTCTTCGGTCAATACTGTAAAAATCTAAACTATAttcatgccacatttacccaACAcgtcataaaaaattctaagctAGTATACCCATGCTGCATTTACTccacactaatttttttttttttatgacatgaagATTAGTTTGGAGCAAATGTGGCACGGGGTATAccgatttgtgattttttgtgatacaaaaatTTAGTTTGTGATGAACTTGGCACGAGTatactaatttaaaatttttgtcatCCGAAATTTGATTTGGTCAAAAGTGacataggtgtactagtttaacATTTTTGTATGATATTAaatctttaaattattttaccGAAAGTatcagttaaaaaaaaacatataaactgctatttttctttttcaaaagctTCTAGAAGCCGAACCACCCCTTTTAAGGATTAGGGTGCGTTAGCAGCTCTTTTGCATTCTTTCACactagtctctctctctctctctctctcattgttaTGGAGTTTCGTGGTGCCGCCATGGATGTCCTGTGCCAACTCAAGCTCGTGCTCATCACAGCTCTCGCTCATCTGGGTCTCCTCAAACCGCATGAtcgagaggaggaagaggaagaagaagaagaagtagaagaaatcCCCAAGACCATACTCATCACGGACGGCTCGTCGGCGTCGCCCGTCCTAGTCCCAGTCCACACCCTGACGGCCATGGTCAAGAGCCAAGTCCCGGTCGTCGAGTACGCGAGGTTCCTGGAAAGACGCGGGCACGGAGCTGACGAAGGAGAGGGCAACAATGGAGGAGGGTGCGCGGTGTGCCTGAGCGGCATCGAGGAGAGGGACGAGGTCAGAGAGCTGAGCAACTGCTCCCACGCGTTCCACAGAGAGTGCTTGGATCGCTGGGTGGACCACAATCAAGTGACCTGTCCCCTCTGCCGGTCTCTGCTTTTCCCTTCCAAACGTTCTTGTTTTCTCagcggaaggagaagaagatgatgaaatggaATTTGAggcctcttcctttcttttttcctgtatTTTTCTCTGTTATACGTGGTTCCACGAAATCTGGAGTCACCTATCTTAGCCATTTGACTAATTTTCAGCTTACCctaagaaaccaagaaaaaagaataataaccaaaaaaaagaaagaaagaaagaatgaaaacgaCGATTTTGAATTAGTCTCAAGAAGGTGAATACACTTCGAATTAATGAACCTCTATAGATCTATCACTCCCTTTAGGGAGGCGCAGCCTTAGAGTAGGACCATTGAGCGAGCTTGAGGTGAACAACTCGACCCCCAATTTCGGGCTCTTGAAGTTATcgtgaaagtacaattgagttctaaaacttgcaaaaagtataatcaagtcctaaaccttattaAATGGGTACAATCGAATCCTTCTATTAACTTTGTCCAGCTTAGCTAACAGGAGAAGGCGACgtgatttttctttcatattttctctcatctACATAGCAATGACGTAGTTAAAATaatgtaaaaaagaagaagaagcggtaGCAAGGATCAGGCAGCAAGGGGCAGCCCTCGTCGCTGGGAAGGGTTTGTAGTGGTGGGAAAATCGTCGCCGGGGGTCACGGCCCACCCTTAGaggcggcgagggttgccggcccttTGCTAGGGCTCGGTGATCCCCAACGACCAGTATCCCACCACCGCCGACCGTTCTTGGCGGTGGTGAGTGGAGGCAAGGGTAGCCCTCACCATCGTCACACTGTCgctaccccttttttttttttttttttttttttttaaattaaaaaaaataaattttaataaaacatatcaaaaaatagatttggatcaaaacgacgtcgttttagcctcaTAGGAaagcaaaaatattaaaaaaaggtcAGGTCAGCATTTAGTTAGCCAAATTGGATGTAGTTaatgaaaggacttgattgcatcaatttgacaagttttagaatttgattgcaccgtgcaagttttagga
This sequence is a window from Rhodamnia argentea isolate NSW1041297 chromosome 3, ASM2092103v1, whole genome shotgun sequence. Protein-coding genes within it:
- the LOC115747978 gene encoding E3 ubiquitin-protein ligase RHA1B-like encodes the protein MEFRGAAMDVLCQLKLVLITALAHLGLLKPHDREEEEEEEEEVEEIPKTILITDGSSASPVLVPVHTLTAMVKSQVPVVEYARFLERRGHGADEGEGNNGGGCAVCLSGIEERDEVRELSNCSHAFHRECLDRWVDHNQVTCPLCRSLLFPSKRSCFLSGRRRR